In the Rattus rattus isolate New Zealand chromosome 18, Rrattus_CSIRO_v1, whole genome shotgun sequence genome, one interval contains:
- the Trim40 gene encoding tripartite motif-containing protein 40, whose amino-acid sequence MVPLDKDNQDICPICLDPLKEAVSTDCRHLFCRMCLIRHMDKASVSGVLSCPVCRKPCSETVLGDNYICHTHQKRVCRFCESSRHLLCEECLQSPEHQAHTELSIENAISHYKERLNRRSRKLRKDLGDLQRLKAQEEKMLQALQVDWGSHRLRTEQQNQDQTEQQQKALPRHWLDQREDPPEEVAKVFNFSEAVAQLSILVSSLERMAKELDASTLKDASDLLDRSSQQKLEGLLSHVPPANSKLS is encoded by the exons ATGGTCCCTCTTGACAAGGACAACCAGGACATTTGTCCTATCTGCCTGGATCCCCTGAAGGAGGCTGTGAGCACCGACTGCAGACACCTCTTCTGCCGCATGTGCCTGATCCGGCACATGGATAAGGCTTCGGTCTCCGGGGTTCTCAGCTGCCCAGTCTGCAGGAAGCCCTGTTCGGAGACAGTCCTTGGAGACAATTACATCTGCCAcactcaccagaagagggtgtgcaGGTTCTGTGAGTCTAGCAGACATCTCCTGTGTGAGGAATGCCTCCAGTCCCCTGAACACCAGGCCCATACTGAGCTCTCCATTGAAAATGCCATCAGCCACTACAAG GAAAGACTCAATCGTAGAAGCAGGAAGCTCAGAAAGGACCTTGGGGACCTTCAACGGCTGAAGGCTCAGGAAGAGAAGATGCTCCAGGCTCTGCAG GTTGATTGGGGGAGCCACAGGCTAAGAACTGAGCAGCAGAACCAAGACCAAACCGAGCAACAGCAGAAGGCCCTCCCTCGGCATTGGCTGGACCAACGAGAGGACCCACCAGAGGAGGTGGCCAAGGTCTTTAACTTCTCTGAGGCAGTAGCACAGCTCAGCATCCTGGTTTCCAGTCTGGAAAGGATGGCCAAGGAACTGGACGCCAGCACCCTGAAG GATGCCAGCGACTTACTGGACAG GAGCTCGCAACAGAAACTAGAAGGACTTCTCTCTCATGTTCCTCCAGCCAACTCTAAGCTCAGTTAG